A genomic window from Gossypium hirsutum isolate 1008001.06 chromosome D10, Gossypium_hirsutum_v2.1, whole genome shotgun sequence includes:
- the LOC107914595 gene encoding calcium sensing receptor, chloroplastic yields the protein MLPVCSATPGCSSHSQLSFHGGLRPFTPFQKDFQFRCNAQDKSVLGMSGGNLHRMSFKPQAMEPFYTSFAETTEQPVPMDLINNYSCPEKFNDAKCNISNVWSSSVKAVNDSNPLEETLVDLTNQSVENANNSMGMVGSETISTVDTMVENPIAASSTLNFDNDSLSGGINSLDKFLTGVNESFNSSVNRGENAMRNLLDKITSSITSVTTSASEAVDNAQALADNKVSNLSNDLNEASNKANAFAVDLLRRTIVVVEDSLFNGASSFGYYYGSAKERLPPEIKDALTLYEERTGKALKPVGAALQQVYTGIEGVERSLGFDPSDPIVPFFLLFGTSATLWVFYWVWAYGGYSGDLSPKLTLELLSGKENAFLIDVRPEVLRERDGIPDLRRVARFRYACVSLPEVNGFMGKVLKSGRDLDDSLIAVVIRNLKTIEDRSKVIIMDADGSRSKGIARSLRNLGVKRPYLVQGGFQSWVNQGLRVKELKPETTLSILNEEAEAILEDINPSPVQVLGYGVGSIAAIYALLEWEKSLQLIGILGLVLTVYRRVSSYKNAEDLKKDLTLLLGPAKVGAVAYSWIAGKLETNGIGLSTSPSSLDVQNRVLQAAAKLESQPSSAEDPSIAPINEKVDLSEA from the exons ATGTTGCCTGTTTGCTCAGCCACCCCTGGTTGTTCTTCACATTCTCAG CTTTCTTTCCATGGTGGTTTGCGACCTTTCACTCCATTCCAAAAGGATTTTCAGTTCAGATGTAATGCACAAGACAAGTCTGTTCTGGGAATGTCAGGAGGAAATCTCCATAGAATGTCCTTTAAACCACAAGCAATGGAACCTTTCTACACCAGTTTTGCTGAAACCACTGAACAACCAGTACCTATGGACCTCATTAATAATTATTCTTGCCCAGAAAAGTTCAATGATGCTAAATGCAACATTTCTAATGTCTGGAGTTCTTCAGTCAAAGCAGTAAATGACTCAAACCCATTAGAGGAGACACTTGTGGATTTGACAAACCAATCAGTAGAAAATGCCAATAATTCCATGGGGATGGTGGGATCTGAAACCATCTCAACTGTTGACACAATGGTTGAGAATCCAATTGCAGCGTCTAGCACCCTGAACTTTGACAACGATTCACTATCCGGTGGAATAAACAGTCTTGATAAATTTCTGACTGGGGTTAATGAGTCCTTCAACTCTTCAGTGAACAGGGGAGAGAATGCTATGAGAAACTTATTGGATAAAATTACTTCTTCTATAACTTCTGTTACAACAAGTGCCTCTGAAGCTGTAGACAATGCTCAAGCATTAGCTGATAATAAGGTCTCTAACTTGTCAAATGATTTGAATGAAGCCTCAAATAAAGCTAATGCTTTTGCTGTTGACTTGTTGAGACGTACAATAGTTGTAGTGGAGGATTCTTTATTTAATGGCGCTTCCTCTTTTGGATATTATTATGGGTCTGCCAAGGAACGTCTTCCACCAGAGATCAAAGATGCATTAACTCTTTACGAAGAGAGAACCGGAAAAGCCTTAAAGCCTGTTGGTGCAGCCCTGCAACAG GTTTACACCGGCATTGAGGGGGTGGAAAGGAGTCTAGGGTTTGACCCGAGTGATCCTATTGTCccatttttccttctttttggcACCTCAGCCACTTTATG GGTGTTTTACTGGGTATGGGCATATGGTGGTTACTCTGGGGACTTATCTCCTAAGCTAACTTTGGAGCTCTTGTCTGGAAAGGAGAATGCTTTCCTTATTGATGTCCGGCCTGAG GTCCTTAGAGAGAGAGATGGCATTCCCGATCTTCGGCGAGTAGCTCGGTTTCGTTATGCATGTGTATCTTTACCTGAG GTTAATGGCTTTATGGGTAAAGTATTAAAGAGTGGAAGGGACCTTGATGACTCCTTGATTGCTGTAGTTATTCGGAACTTGAAAACCATTGAG GACAGGTCCAAGGTCATAATTATGGATGCTGATGGTAGTCGCTCCAAAGGAATTGCAAGATCATTGAGAAATCTTGGGGTTAAG AGACCATACTTGGTCCAGGGTGGCTTCCAATCTTGGGTGAATCAGGGTCTCCGAGTTAAGGAACTAAAGCCAGAGACAACGCTTTCTATACTTAATGAG GAAGCTGAGGCAATTTTAGAAGATATCAATCCATCTCCAGTACAAGTTCTTGGGTATGGTGTG GGTTCCATAGCAGCAATTTATGCACTGCTAG AGTGGGAGAAATCATTACAGCTTATTGGCATTCTTGGCCTTGTCCTG ACCGTTTACCGGCGGGTCTCTTCATACAAGAACGCTGAAGATCTGAAGAAAGATCTGAC GTTGTTGTTGGGTCCTGCTAAAGTTGGAGCTGTGGCATATTCATGGATTGCTGGGAAGTTAGAGACCAATGGCATTGGACTTTCGACCTCACCTTCATCCTTAGATGTTCAAAACCGAGTGTTGCAGGCTGCTGCGAAGCTTGAATCTCAACCATCCAGTGCAGAAGATCCATCGATTGCTCCAATAAATGAGAAAGTAGATCTCTCGGAAGCATAG
- the LOC107914594 gene encoding stromal 70 kDa heat shock-related protein, chloroplastic: protein MASSTAQIHVLGGIGFASSRKPNHHSPRTVFLGQRLNKTSPLNAAFLRLAKTNNNGKRYSVGPVRVVNEKVVGIDLGTTNSAVAAMEGGKPTIVTNAEGQRTTPSVVAYTKTGDRLVGQIAKRQAVVNPENTFFSVKRFIGRKMSEVDEESKQVSYKVIRDDNGNVKLDCPAIGKQFAAEEISAQVLRKLVDDASKFLNDKVTKAVVTVPAYFNDSQRTATKDAGRIAGLEVLRIINEPTAASLAYGFEKKNNETILVFDLGGGTFDVSVLEVGDGVFEVLSTSGDTHLGGDDFDKRIVDWLAENFKRDEGIDLLKDKQALQRLTETAEKAKMELSSLTQANISLPFITATADGPKHIETTITRVKFEELCSDLLDRLKTPVENSLRDAKLSFKDIDEVILVGGSTRIPAVQELVRKMTGKEPNVTVNPDEVVALGAAVQAGVLSGDVSDIVLLDVSPLSLGLETLGGVMTKIIPRNTTLPTSKSEVFSTAADGQTSVEINVLQGEREFVRDNKSLGSFRLDGIPPAPRGVPQIEVKFDIDANGILSVTAVDKGTGKKQDITITGASTLPNDEVDRMVKEAEKFSKEDKERRDAIDTKNQADSVVYQTEKQLKELGDKVPGPVKEKVEAKLQELRDAISGGSTQGMKDAMAALNQEVMQLGQSLYNQPGAAGGPGGPAPGGETGPSDSSNKGPDGDVIEADFTDSK from the exons atggctTCCTCAACTGCCCAAATTCATGTCCTTGGTGGTATCGGTTTCGCTTCTTCAAGAAAACCCAACCACCATTCACCCAGAACGGTTTTCTTGGGCCAAAGACTGAACAAAACGTCGCCGTTGAACGCCGCCTTCCTACGACTCGCTAAGACCAACAACAACGGTAAACGGTACAGCGTTGGGCCAGTGAGAGTTGTGAACGAGAAAGTGGTCGGAATCGATCTCGGGACTACTAACTCGGCGGTGGCGGCCATGGAAGGAGGGAAGCCCACTATTGTAACGAATGCTGAAGGGCAGAGGACGACGCCGTCCGTGGTGGCGTATACGAAGACTGGGGATAGGTTAGTAGGGCAGATAGCGAAACGACAAGCCGTTGTGAACCCTGAGAACACGTTTTTCTCTGTGAAAAGGTTTATCGGAAGGAAGATGTCGGAAGTGGATGAGGAATCGAAACAAGTTTCTTATAAGGTTATTAGAGATGATAATGGGAATGTTAAGCTTGATTGTCCTGCCATTGGTAAACAATTCGCCGCCGAGGAAATCTCAGCTCAG GTTTTGAGAAAGCTTGTCGATGATGCTTCGAAGTTTTTGAACGATAAAGTGACCAAAGCTGTTGTTACTGTCCCTGCTTACTTCAATGATTCCCAAAGGACTGCCACAAAGGATGCTGGTCGAATTGCTGGGTTAGAAGTTCTTAGGATTATCAATGAACCTACTGCTGCCTCTCTGGCATATGGGTTTGAGAAGAAGAACAATGAAACCATCCTTGTGTTCGATCTCGGAGGTGGTACCTTTGATGTCTCAG TGCTTGAGGTTGGTGATGGAGTGTTTGAGGTGCTCTCTACATCTGGAGACACACATTTAGGTGGTGATGACTTTGATAAG AGAATTGTAGACTGGCTTGCTGAAAACTTTAAGAGGGATGAAGGCATAGATCTTTTGAAAGACAAACAAGCTCTTCAGCGGTTAACTGAGACAGCTGAGAAAGCTAAAATGGAGTTATCTTCTTTGACTCAGGCAAACATAAG TTTACCTTTCATTACTGCCACAGCAGATGGACCTAAACACATTGAGACCACCATAACCAGGGTTAAGTTCGAGGAATTGTGCTCAGACCTACTTGACAG GCTAAAGACACCCGTAGAGAATTCCTTGAGGGATGCTAAACTTTCCTTCAAAGACATAGATGAGGTTATCCTTGTTGGTGGATCAACACGTATTCCTGCTGTTCAGGAACTTGTGAGGAAGATGACTGGCAAGGAACCGAATGTGACAGTCAACCCAGATGAAGTTGTTGCCTTGGGGGCTGCAGTTCAG GCTGGTGTTTTATCTGGAGATGTCAGTGATATTGTGCTTTTGGATGTGAGTCCTTTGTCACTTGGTCTAGAAACTCTTGGTGGTGTTATGACCAAAATTATCCCAAGAAACACTACGCTGCCAACCTCCAAATCAGAAGTGTTTTCAACTGCTGCTGATGGTCAGACAAGTGTCGAGATTAATGTACTCCAAGgtgaaagagagtttgttaggGATAATAAATCTCTTGGCAGCTTCCGTCTCGATGGTATCCCACCAGCACCACGTGGGGTTCCACAGATTGAAGTCAAATTTGACATTGATGCCAATGGTATCCTCTCTGTCACTGCTGTTGATAAGGGAACTGGGAAGAAGCAGGACATCACTATCACTGGTGCAAGTACCTTGCCAAACGATGAG GTTGATCGAATGGTGAAGGAAGCTGAGAAGTTCTCGAAGGAGGATAAGGAGAGAAGAGATGCTATAGACACAAAGAACCAGGCTGATTCTGTTGTCTACCAGACTGAGAAGCAGCTGAAAGAGCTCGGAGACAAGGTTCCAGGTCCAGTGAAAGAGAAAGTAGAGGCAAAATTGCAGGAGCTCAGGGATGCAATTTCAGGGGGCTCAACACAAGGTATGAAGGATGCCATGGCTGCCCTCAACCAAGAAGTGATGCAGCTTGGCCAGTCACTCTACAACCAACCCGGTGCAGCAGGAGGTCCTGGTGGACCTGCACCTGGTGGTGAAACTGGACCTTCAGATTCATCAAACAAGGGGCCTGATGGGGACGTAATTGAAGCAGATTTCACAGACAGCAAATAA
- the LOC107914597 gene encoding U5 small nuclear ribonucleoprotein 40 kDa protein, translating to MEIVPREGESALSGPRPMEWSTVPYAPQGPDRNGNKRTSSLESPIMLLTGHQSSIYTVKFNPAGTVVASGSHDREIFLWNVHGDCKNFMVLKGHKNAILDLHWTTDGSQIISASPDKTLRAWDVETGKQIKKMAEHSSFVNSCCPSRRGPPLVVSGSDDGTAKLWDMRQRGAIQTFPDKYQITAVSFSDASDKIFTGGIDNDIKVWDLRKGEVTMTLQGHQDMITGMSLSPDGSYLLTNGMDCKLCIWDMRPYAPQNRCVKIFEGHQHNFEKNLLKCGWSPDGSKVTAGSSDRMVYIWDTTSRRILYKLPGHTGSVNESVFHPNEPIIGSCSSDKQIYLGEI from the coding sequence ATGGAAATTGTTCCAAGGGAGGGTGAAAGTGCTTTGTCAGGTCCAAGGCCAATGGAATGGTCCACTGTTCCGTATGCTCCTCAAGGACCAGACAGAAATGGAAACAAACGTACATCAAGTCTCGAATCACCAATCATGTTGCTTACCGGACATCAGAGTTCTATATATACCGTGAAGTTCAATCCAGCTGGGACTGTTGTTGCATCTGGATCGCATGACAGGGAAATTTTTCTGTGGAATGTCCATGGAGACTGCAAAAACTTCATGGTTCTCAAAGGGCACAAGAATGCAATTTTGGATCTTCATTGGACCACTGATGGATCCCAGATAATATCAGCTAGCCCCGACAAAACTTTGAGAGCATGGGATGTTGAAACAGGGAAACAAATCAAAAAGATGGCAGAACATTCTTCTTTTGTGAATTCATGTTGTCCATCACGGAGAGGGCCACCTCTTGTTGTTAGTGGATCTGATGACGGAACTGCCAAACTTTGGGATATGCGTCAGAGAGGTGCCATCCAAACATTTCCTGATAAATACCAAATTACAGCTGTCAGTTTCTCCGATGCATCAGATAAGATCTTCACCGGTGGCATTGACAatgatattaaggtttgggactTACGTAAAGGTGAAGTAACAATGACACTTCAAGGTCATCAAGACATGATAACAGGTATGAGTTTGAGTCCTGATGGTTCCTATCTTCTCACCAATGGTATGGATTGCAAACTCTGCATATGGGATATGCGCCCTTATGCACCACAGAATCGTTGTGTAAAGATTTTCGAAGGTCACCAACACAATTTTGAAAAGAACTTGTTGAAATGTGGCTGGTCACCAGATGGAAGCAAGGTCACAGCCGGTAGTTCGGATAGAATGGTCTACATATGGGATACAACATCTCGACGCATCTTGTACAAGCTTCCTGGCCACACAGGATCTGTGAATGAGTCCGTATTCCATCCTAATGAACCGATCATTGGTTCTTGTAGTAGCGACAAACAGATATATCTGGGGGAGATATGA